In the genome of Geotrypetes seraphini chromosome 16, aGeoSer1.1, whole genome shotgun sequence, one region contains:
- the LOC117350864 gene encoding methylcrotonoyl-CoA carboxylase beta chain, mitochondrial-like isoform X2, translating to MPLLVPGSQSSLCPLLSRSLISELPPRTKYAHLYKDYMRLRRQQSSKHAAGEVASSKPSHSLGNDNLKGKPLYAAYPVLNGNISLRVRHQYEANARNSRACGQRYRELIEQVSRGGGEKAVLRHTERNKKVLVRDRLRMLLDDEDFLELSPFAGLGLSHGDVPSAGCLTGVGSVCGIWCVLIANDATVKGGTVYPISVKKQLRAQEIAIQNRLPTIYLVDSGGAFLPLQSELFPDKYHGGRMFYNEATMSAMKIPQVAVVCGSCTAGGAYVPTMAEETVIVDKIGTIFLAGPPLVKAATGEIVSPEELGGAKLHSRISGCVDHFAPSEKDSYECVRHIVSTMNLLLPPGSEVEYEDPLFSADDLVGLAPCGYNCTLDVKLILSRLTDGSRFQEFKAEFGTTLVTGFARIEGYLVGIVANDGELTHNASLKGSHFVQLCDQRNIPILFLQNTAIETAPVANPTQVESYALRLKAQATMMSSVACATVPKITLVIGGCCGAESYALCGRSFSPNFLFLWPNARVAIVNPRSSSVYLQMVGNGDAAELQSLRKQLEEESTAFYSSSRLWDDGIILPQDTRKVIAQCLRIIRQQLYQNPAPHNSPVLRL from the coding sequence ATGCCACTCCTGGTGCCAGGATCACAATCTTCCctttgcccccttctctcaagaTCACTGATTTCAGAGCTGCCTCCTAGAACTAAATATGCTCACTTGTACAAGGATTACATGAGGCTACGGAGGCAGCAGAGCAGTAAGCACGCTGCAGGGGAGGTGGCCAGCAGCAAGCCTTCCCATAGCCTTGGGAATGACAACTTAAAAGGAAAGCCGTTGTACGCAGCCTATCCTGTTCTGAATGGAAACATCTCACTTCGCGTTAGACACCAGTACGAGGCAAATGCAAGGAACAGCCGGGCTTGTGGTCAAAGATATCGAGAGCTCATTGAACAGGTTAGTCGGGGAGGAGGAGAAAAGGCAGTCCTCCGCCACACGGAGCGGAATAAAAAGGTGCTGGTCCGAGATCGACTGCGCATGCTCCTGGACGATGAGGATTTTCTGGAGCTGTCCCCTTTTGCTGGTCTGGGGTTATCGCACGGTGATGTCCCTTCAGCAGGATGCCTGACTGGAGTTGGAAGCGTCTGCGGCATCTGGTGCGTGCTCATTGCGAACGACGCCACCGTGAAAGGGGGAACAGTTTACCCAATTTCAGTGAAGAAACAGCTTAGAGCACAGGAGATAGCTATCCAGAACCGGCTTCCCACCATCTATTTAGTGGACAGTGGAGGAGCATTTCTGCCTCTACAGTCAGAGCTTTTCCCAGATAAGTACCACGGAGGCAGAATGTTCTATAACGAAGCTACCATGTCAGCCATGAAAATACCTCAGGTGGCTGTGGTGTGTGGCTCGTGTACAGCAGGGGGTGCCTATGTCCCCACCATGGCAGAAGAGACTGTGATTGTGGATAAAATTGGGACCATTTTCCTAGCTGGACCCCCTTTGGTAAAAGCCGCCACAGGAGAGATTGTGTCCCCTGAGGAACTGGGAGGGGCCAAACTCCATTCTAGAATCAGTGGCTGTGTCGATCATTTTGCTCCTTCTGAAAAGGATTCTTACGAGTGCGTCAGGCATATTGTTTCCACTATGAATTTGCTTCTTCCACCTGGCAGCGAAGTGGAGTATGAGGATCCACTCTTCAGTGCTGACGATCTCGTGGGTCTTGCACCATGTGGCTATAATTGCACTTTGGATGTTAAACTAATCTTAAGTCGCCTGACAGATGGCAGCAGGTTCCAGGAATTTAAGGCCGAATTTGGAACAACCTTGGTGACAGGATTTGCGCGTATTGAAGGCTATTTGGTTGGGATAGTGGCTAACGATGGAGAACTGACCCACAATGCATCGCTcaaaggcagccattttgtacAGCTGTGTGACCAGCGAAACATCCCTATCCTCTTTCTTCAGAATACTGCTATTGAGACAGCCCCAGTGGCAAATCCTACACAGGTTGAAAGCTACGCCCTCCGGCTAAAAGCTCAGGCCACCATGATGAGCTCTGTTGCTTGTGCTACTGTGCCTAAGATAACACTTGTGATTGGGGGGTGCTGTGGGGCAGAGAGTTATGCCTTGTGTGGGAGATCATTTAGTCCCAACTTTTTGTTCCTGTGGCCTAATGCAAGAGTCGCCATTGTGAATCCAAGAAGTTCCTCAGTTTACCTGCAAATGGTAGGCAATGGGGATGCAGCAGAATTACAGTCTCTAAGGAAACAACTGGAAGAAGAAAGCACAGCCTTTTACTCATCTTCTAGACTCTGGGACGATGGGATCATTCTGCCACAGGACACTAGGAAGGTGATCGCTCAGTGTTTAAGGATTATCAGGCAGCAATTGTATCAAAACCCAGCTCCACACAACTCTCCTGTTCTTCGATTATGA
- the LOC117350864 gene encoding methylcrotonoyl-CoA carboxylase beta chain, mitochondrial-like isoform X1 yields MSSRLLNGKAFQVSSMPLLVPGSQSSLCPLLSRSLISELPPRTKYAHLYKDYMRLRRQQSSKHAAGEVASSKPSHSLGNDNLKGKPLYAAYPVLNGNISLRVRHQYEANARNSRACGQRYRELIEQVSRGGGEKAVLRHTERNKKVLVRDRLRMLLDDEDFLELSPFAGLGLSHGDVPSAGCLTGVGSVCGIWCVLIANDATVKGGTVYPISVKKQLRAQEIAIQNRLPTIYLVDSGGAFLPLQSELFPDKYHGGRMFYNEATMSAMKIPQVAVVCGSCTAGGAYVPTMAEETVIVDKIGTIFLAGPPLVKAATGEIVSPEELGGAKLHSRISGCVDHFAPSEKDSYECVRHIVSTMNLLLPPGSEVEYEDPLFSADDLVGLAPCGYNCTLDVKLILSRLTDGSRFQEFKAEFGTTLVTGFARIEGYLVGIVANDGELTHNASLKGSHFVQLCDQRNIPILFLQNTAIETAPVANPTQVESYALRLKAQATMMSSVACATVPKITLVIGGCCGAESYALCGRSFSPNFLFLWPNARVAIVNPRSSSVYLQMVGNGDAAELQSLRKQLEEESTAFYSSSRLWDDGIILPQDTRKVIAQCLRIIRQQLYQNPAPHNSPVLRL; encoded by the exons atg TCCTCCAGGTTGCTGAACGGAAAAGCGTTTCAAGTTTCCTCCATGCCACTCCTGGTGCCAGGATCACAATCTTCCctttgcccccttctctcaagaTCACTGATTTCAGAGCTGCCTCCTAGAACTAAATATGCTCACTTGTACAAGGATTACATGAGGCTACGGAGGCAGCAGAGCAGTAAGCACGCTGCAGGGGAGGTGGCCAGCAGCAAGCCTTCCCATAGCCTTGGGAATGACAACTTAAAAGGAAAGCCGTTGTACGCAGCCTATCCTGTTCTGAATGGAAACATCTCACTTCGCGTTAGACACCAGTACGAGGCAAATGCAAGGAACAGCCGGGCTTGTGGTCAAAGATATCGAGAGCTCATTGAACAGGTTAGTCGGGGAGGAGGAGAAAAGGCAGTCCTCCGCCACACGGAGCGGAATAAAAAGGTGCTGGTCCGAGATCGACTGCGCATGCTCCTGGACGATGAGGATTTTCTGGAGCTGTCCCCTTTTGCTGGTCTGGGGTTATCGCACGGTGATGTCCCTTCAGCAGGATGCCTGACTGGAGTTGGAAGCGTCTGCGGCATCTGGTGCGTGCTCATTGCGAACGACGCCACCGTGAAAGGGGGAACAGTTTACCCAATTTCAGTGAAGAAACAGCTTAGAGCACAGGAGATAGCTATCCAGAACCGGCTTCCCACCATCTATTTAGTGGACAGTGGAGGAGCATTTCTGCCTCTACAGTCAGAGCTTTTCCCAGATAAGTACCACGGAGGCAGAATGTTCTATAACGAAGCTACCATGTCAGCCATGAAAATACCTCAGGTGGCTGTGGTGTGTGGCTCGTGTACAGCAGGGGGTGCCTATGTCCCCACCATGGCAGAAGAGACTGTGATTGTGGATAAAATTGGGACCATTTTCCTAGCTGGACCCCCTTTGGTAAAAGCCGCCACAGGAGAGATTGTGTCCCCTGAGGAACTGGGAGGGGCCAAACTCCATTCTAGAATCAGTGGCTGTGTCGATCATTTTGCTCCTTCTGAAAAGGATTCTTACGAGTGCGTCAGGCATATTGTTTCCACTATGAATTTGCTTCTTCCACCTGGCAGCGAAGTGGAGTATGAGGATCCACTCTTCAGTGCTGACGATCTCGTGGGTCTTGCACCATGTGGCTATAATTGCACTTTGGATGTTAAACTAATCTTAAGTCGCCTGACAGATGGCAGCAGGTTCCAGGAATTTAAGGCCGAATTTGGAACAACCTTGGTGACAGGATTTGCGCGTATTGAAGGCTATTTGGTTGGGATAGTGGCTAACGATGGAGAACTGACCCACAATGCATCGCTcaaaggcagccattttgtacAGCTGTGTGACCAGCGAAACATCCCTATCCTCTTTCTTCAGAATACTGCTATTGAGACAGCCCCAGTGGCAAATCCTACACAGGTTGAAAGCTACGCCCTCCGGCTAAAAGCTCAGGCCACCATGATGAGCTCTGTTGCTTGTGCTACTGTGCCTAAGATAACACTTGTGATTGGGGGGTGCTGTGGGGCAGAGAGTTATGCCTTGTGTGGGAGATCATTTAGTCCCAACTTTTTGTTCCTGTGGCCTAATGCAAGAGTCGCCATTGTGAATCCAAGAAGTTCCTCAGTTTACCTGCAAATGGTAGGCAATGGGGATGCAGCAGAATTACAGTCTCTAAGGAAACAACTGGAAGAAGAAAGCACAGCCTTTTACTCATCTTCTAGACTCTGGGACGATGGGATCATTCTGCCACAGGACACTAGGAAGGTGATCGCTCAGTGTTTAAGGATTATCAGGCAGCAATTGTATCAAAACCCAGCTCCACACAACTCTCCTGTTCTTCGATTATGA
- the LOC117350780 gene encoding phospholipid scramblase 2-like isoform X1, with the protein MSAFEYSSNLGATNQEPQQDPASAAYGTVPAAPSLHGIPPGLEYLAQVDQILIHQKRHSWIQYNSQYEILNTMGQKVYFAEEQREWCGPRLDVGITNNSGVTVVHLLLPTDCCSYDMELQVHSPPLGTLIGYVSKNWEAFKSTFYIMNPAKEVVMKIVGPGWNRKAFSDVKFEVTTPDESFLVGQIIRTWRGMSKEMFSSNDHFSVQFPLDLDVKVKAVLMAACLFIDYLYYDQRRNENN; encoded by the exons ATGTCTGCCTTTGAGTACTCCTCCAATCTTGGAGCCACAAACCAGGAGCCTCAGCAGGACCCTGCCTCGGCTGCATACGGCACTGTGCCAGCTGCCCCTTCGCTCCATGGTATACCTCCAGGCCTGGAGTACCTGGCACAG GTTGACCAAATTTTAATTCATCAGAAAC GTCACAGTTGGATTCAGTACAACAGTCAATATGAGATTCTCAACACCATGGGCCAGAAGGTGTACTTTGCTGAGGAACAGAGAGAATGGTGCGGGCCGAGGCTGGATGTTGGTATTACCAACAATTCTGGGGTGACTGTGGTCCACCTTCTGCTGCCCACTGACTGCTGTAGCTACGACATGGAG CTGCAAGTCCACTCTCCTCCACTGGGCACCCTAATCGGTTACGTTTCCAAGAACTGGGAAGCCTTTAAATCGACCTTCTATATAATGAATCCTGCAAAGGAAGTTGTCATGAAGATCGTGGGCCCCGGTTGGAATAGAAAAGCTTTCAGTGATGTGAAGTTCGAG GTGACGACGCCGGATGAGTCCTTTCTGGTGGGTCAGATCATAAGGACCTGGAGAGGGATGAGTAAGGAGATGTTCAGCAGCAACGACCATTTCTCGGTCCAGTTCCCCCTAGACCTGGATGTGAAAGTCAAAGCAGTGCTGATGGCGGCCTGCCTCTTCATA GATTATCTGTATTATGATCAGAGACGCAACGAGAACAACTAA
- the LOC117350780 gene encoding phospholipid scramblase family member 5-like isoform X2: MSAFEYSSNLGATNQEPQQDPASAAYGTVPAAPSLHGIPPGLEYLAQVDQILIHQKRHSWIQYNSQYEILNTMGQKVYFAEEQREWCGPRLDVGITNNSGVTVVHLLLPTDCCSYDMELQVHSPPLGTLIGYVSKNWEAFKSTFYIMNPAKEVVMKIVGPGWNRKAFSDVKFEDYLYYDQRRNENN, from the exons ATGTCTGCCTTTGAGTACTCCTCCAATCTTGGAGCCACAAACCAGGAGCCTCAGCAGGACCCTGCCTCGGCTGCATACGGCACTGTGCCAGCTGCCCCTTCGCTCCATGGTATACCTCCAGGCCTGGAGTACCTGGCACAG GTTGACCAAATTTTAATTCATCAGAAAC GTCACAGTTGGATTCAGTACAACAGTCAATATGAGATTCTCAACACCATGGGCCAGAAGGTGTACTTTGCTGAGGAACAGAGAGAATGGTGCGGGCCGAGGCTGGATGTTGGTATTACCAACAATTCTGGGGTGACTGTGGTCCACCTTCTGCTGCCCACTGACTGCTGTAGCTACGACATGGAG CTGCAAGTCCACTCTCCTCCACTGGGCACCCTAATCGGTTACGTTTCCAAGAACTGGGAAGCCTTTAAATCGACCTTCTATATAATGAATCCTGCAAAGGAAGTTGTCATGAAGATCGTGGGCCCCGGTTGGAATAGAAAAGCTTTCAGTGATGTGAAGTTCGAG GATTATCTGTATTATGATCAGAGACGCAACGAGAACAACTAA